From a single Osmerus eperlanus chromosome 8, fOsmEpe2.1, whole genome shotgun sequence genomic region:
- the pax1b gene encoding paired box protein Pax-1, protein MDQTYGEVNQLGGVFVNGRPLPNAIRIRIVELAQLGIRPCDISRQLRVSHGCVSKILARYNETGSILPGAIGGSKPRVTTPNVVKSIRDYKQGDPGIFAWEIRDRLLADAVCDKYNVPSVSSISRILRNKIGNLSQPSQYENSKSTPPQLAYNHMYPYSYPSAMSPTGTKIGSAPGVPVTAGHVLSRAWPSVHTVSNILGIRAFMDPTAIAGSEGYTTKMEDWASVNRATFSTHGVNGIDKSSMETDIKYSQPSSNISSYVPACAYSPPNQYGMYGGPAGNYMTAGHHWQSQSAGLTHPNNAVAMQGGELHTAMSFKHSSRDGDRKPPSPLSKHQQELLSGVHALSLPTSAS, encoded by the exons ATGG ATCAAACCTATGGAGAAGTTAATCAGCTCGGCGGGGTATTCGTCAACGGTCGACCACTTCCCAATGCGATTCGGATCAGAATTGTCGAGTTGGCTCAACTTGGAATAAGACCCTGTGACATTAGTAGACAGCTTCGTGTTTCTCATGGCTGTGTGAGCAAGATTCTTGCAAGGTACAACGAGACAGGTTCGATTTTACCTGGTGCTATCGGGGGGAGTAAGCCTCGGGTTACTACACCCAATGTGGTGAAGAGCATAAGGGATTACAAACAAGGCGACCCTGGAATATTTGCTTGGGAGATACGTGACAGACTTCTGGCTGATGCAGTTTGTGACAAATACAACGTCCCCTCTGTTAGTTCCATAAGTCGTATTCTTAGAAACAAAATAGGAAATCTCTCCCAGCCGAGCCAATACGAAAACAGCAAATCAACCCCTCCTCAGCTTGCCTATAACCACATGTACCCCTACTCATACCCAAGCGCCATGTCACCCACCGGGACTAAAATTGGCAGTGCTCCCGGAGTGCCCGTTACTGCGGGCCATGTTCTCTCTCGGGCCTGGCCCTCGGTGCACACGGTCAGCAACATTTTAGGCATTCGAGCCTTCATGGACCCCACAG CAATCGCTGGATCAGAAGGGTACACAACAAAAATGGAGGATTGGGCTAGCGTGAACAGAGCAACGTTTTCTACACATGGTGTCAACGGAATAGATAAATCATCCATGGAAACAGACATTAAGTATTCACAG CCTTCATCAAACATATCTAGTTATGTTCCAGCTTGTGCATATTCTCCACCAAACCAATACGGGATGTATGGTGGGCCAGCGGGTAACTACATGACAGCGGGACATCACTGGCAGTCCCAGAGCGCAGGCCTGACTCATCCCAACAATGCAGTAGCGATGCAAGGTGGAGAGCTTCACACAGCGATGTCCTTCAAACATTCGTCAAGAGATG gaGATAGAAAACCTCCCAGCCCACTGAGTAAACACCAACAAGAGCTGTTAAGTGGCGTGCACGCATTGTCTCTACCGACCTCAGCGTCATAA